In Takifugu flavidus isolate HTHZ2018 chromosome 13, ASM371156v2, whole genome shotgun sequence, the following are encoded in one genomic region:
- the nedd1 gene encoding protein NEDD1 isoform X2 has protein sequence MEELNRLVSTGDNVKMWDAFSMAPLEQFNPHSISHPVAQACWSSNNQYLVSASSSGDKLVVSSLKSTPVPVVEMAEGKRQTRVCLSSSSQFLVSGGLDHCVHIWDLKTKRLHRSLKDHKEEVTCVSFNANDSSVASGSTSGDLVLHSLTTNVSSKPFGHGSNQPIHDLRLSPLKRSLLGSISDSGSMVLWDANTQKEIHVFDSAHKAPGCGLVFSPASELLVVSVGLDKKIICYDTVSKIFLKSIRVESPLTAVDFTLDGTGLVVGSTQGKIYHYDLRNSSAPTRITVAHKTSVTCLRFQSNFKQKNSKLGSAKIGSTKRSSNKVLNQPDPAATTGSAPQRLITKTGGAGADVMSWEAEGQQGLEPGVQKFNSIRQNSLDIFSPARDDSKIQGAVGDSMFGRTQATLEMLPRDCEGQPVIGRASLDVFSPVREDCQTATSAHRKTPLGTPLVASAGRCFSPLSVYQTPPIKEEEPAPAMVAESGDIAKPHKTSSSSLEGEVHTTPPSSHQTNLSQPAPPFFTPEPSLGRANGIQTQLSYDSPTQRATAAASSGPLGSALSAAVSSSLSQNIVEVVGQGGAAPLTSLQIHFIQNMIHETLEDFRDTCHRDIVNLQVEMVRQFYIQLNEIHSLIERYSVNESLVEEIERLKEENRRLKTNY, from the exons ATGGAGGAGCTCAACCGTCTGGTTTCCACAGGAGACAATGTGAAGATGTGGGATGCATTTTCCATGGCACCACTGGAGCAGTTCAATCCACACAGCATCAGCCACCCAGTGGCACAAGCCTGCTGGAGCTCTAACA ACCAGTACTTGGTGAGTGCAAGCAGCAGCGGAGACAAACTGGTGGTCTCAAGCCTCAAATCGACTCCAGTTCCAGTAGTGGAAATGGCTGAAGGG AAAAGGCAAACCCGCGTGTGTCTTAGTTCCTCATCTCAGTTCCTGGTCAGTGGAGGTTTGGACCACTGCGTCCACATCTGGGACCTCAAGACTAAGAGGCTGCATCGCTCCTTGAAG GACCATAAAGAAGAGGTGACCTGTGTGTCATTCAATGCCAATGACAGCTCCGTCGCCTCTGGCTCCACCAGTGGGGACCTGGTCCTCCACAGTCTAACTACTAATGTGTCCAGCAAACCCTTTGGTCATGGAAGCAACCAG CCCATCCATGACCTGAGGCTGTCTCCACTGAAGCGATCCCTGCTGGGCAGCATTTCTGACAGTGGCAGCATGGTCCTGTGGGACGccaacacacagaaagagatCCATGTCTTTGACAGTGCCCATAAAGCTCCAGGCTGTGGTTTGGTCTTCTCTCCTGCTAGTGAGCTGCTGGTTGTCAGTGTTGGTCTGGACAAAAAGATCATCTGCTatgacacagtcagcaaaat TTTTCTGAAGTCCATCCGGGTGGAGAGTCCACTCACCGCTGTGGATTTCACTCTGGATGGTACTGGTCTGGTTGTGGGATCCACTCAAGGGAAGATTTACCACTATGACCTGAGGAACTCAAGTGCACCCACTCGGATCACTGTGGCACATAAAACCTCTGTTACCTGCCTGCGTTTCCAGAGCAACTTCAAACAAAAG AACAGTAAACTGGGCTCCGCCAAGATTGGCAGTACAAAGAGATCTTCAAACAAAGTGTTGAATCAGCCAGATCCTGCTGCGACCACAGGCTCTGCCCCTCAGAGACTGATCACCAAAACAG ggggcgctggcGCCGATGTGATGTCCTGGGAGGCAGAAGGACAACAGGGCCTGGAGCCTGGTGTCCAGAAGTTCAACAGTATCCGGCAAAACAGTCTGGACATCTTCTCTCCTGCTCGAGATG ACTCCAAGATCCAGGGGGCAGTTGGAGATAGCATGTTTGGAAGAACACAAG CCACTTTGGAGATGCTGCCCAGAGATTGTGAGGGTCAGCCCGTCATCGGTCGGGCCAGTTTGGATGTTTTCTCCCCAGTCAGAGAAG ACTGTCAAACAGCTACCAGTGCCCATCGTAAGACCCCCTTAGGGACACCTCTGGTAGCCTCCGCAGGGCGATGCTTCAGCCCGCTGTCTGTCTACCAAACCCCCCCCatcaaagaggaggagccagcACCTGCTATGGTGGCCGAGTCAGGTGACATCGCGAAG CCCCATAAAACTAGCAGCTCCAGTTTGGAGGGTGAAGTTCATACCACGCCCCCCTCATCCCATCAGACCAATCTTAGCCAGCCAGCGCCACCCTTCTTCACCCCAGAACCAAGCCTCGGGAGAGCCAACGGCATTCAGACTCAGCTGAGCTACGATTCACCCACccagagagccacagcagcag CCTCGTCCGGACCTTTAGGTTCAGCACTTTCGGCAGCCGtatcctcttctctctcccagaACATCGTGGAGGTGGTTGGACAgggaggagctgctcctctcacctccctgcAGATCCACTTCATCCAAAATATGATTCATGAAACTCTGGAGGACTTTAG GGACACCTGTCACAGGGACATCGTCAACCTGCAGGTGGAGATGGTCCGACAGTTCTACATCCAGCTG AATGAGATCCACAGTCTGATAGAGAGATACTCTGTGAACGAGTCTCTGGTGGAAGAGATTGagaggctgaaagaggagaaccGCAGGCTGAAGACCAACTACTGA
- the sycp3 gene encoding synaptonemal complex protein 3 isoform X1 gives MTTSRKQLKKKLPEEKDKNVYDFGEDENEKKELSESEDEVRGKVETSMPERSTKKRNANEMEEEGPRCAVGNEVQSMLEKFGSDISKVMQVKRKRLECLTKNYMKGSQNKLEQLWNTYHGQRQKITQQYSQQVSTALQQWETEAQRSEEQEEKFNSMFRQQLKVLQQARVVQNQKLKMVRELYEQFVKDMEDMERSHNTFLQGAQQELKKEMAILQKKILIDTHQQEMATVRKSLKSMLF, from the exons ATGACGACATCGagaaaacagttaaaaaagaagctcccagaagaaaaagataaaaatgtttatGATTTCGgtgaagatgaaaatgaaaagaaggaaCTGAGTGAATCAGAAGACGAAGTCAGAGGAA AAGTTGAGACTTCGATGCCAGAAAGGTCCACCAAGAAGAGAAACGCCAATGAAATGGAAGAGGAAGGGCCGCGGTGTGCTGTGGG aAATGAGGTTCAATCCATGTTGGAGAAATTTGGAT CTGACATCAGTAAGGTTATGCAGGTGAAGAGGAAACGCTTGGAATGTCTGACAAAGAACTACATGAAAGGGAGCCAGAACAAACTGGAGCAGCTTTGGAACACCTACCATGGCCAAAG ACAAAAGATTACACAGCAGTACTCTCAGCAGGTGTCAACCGCTTTACAGCAGTGGGAGACTGAAGCCCAGAGatctgaggagcaggaggagaaattcAAT AGTATGTTCAGACAGCAACTGAAGGTCCTACAGCAGGCTAGAGTGGTGCAAAACCAGAAGCTGAAGATGGTCCGAGAGCTGTACGAGCAGTTTGTGAAG GACATGGAGGACATGGAGAGGAGCCACAACACTTTTCTGCAGGGGGCACAAcaagagctgaagaaggaaaTGGCCATACTGCAGAAGAAGATCCTCATAGACACA catcagcaggagaTGGCCACAGTCCGCAAGTCCCTGAAGTCCATGCTGTTCTAG
- the nedd1 gene encoding protein NEDD1 isoform X1: MEELNRLVSTGDNVKMWDAFSMAPLEQFNPHSISHPVAQACWSSNNQYLVSASSSGDKLVVSSLKSTPVPVVEMAEGKRQTRVCLSSSSQFLVSGGLDHCVHIWDLKTKRLHRSLKDHKEEVTCVSFNANDSSVASGSTSGDLVLHSLTTNVSSKPFGHGSNQPIHDLRLSPLKRSLLGSISDSGSMVLWDANTQKEIHVFDSAHKAPGCGLVFSPASELLVVSVGLDKKIICYDTVSKIFLKSIRVESPLTAVDFTLDGTGLVVGSTQGKIYHYDLRNSSAPTRITVAHKTSVTCLRFQSNFKQKNSKLGSAKIGSTKRSSNKVLNQPDPAATTGSAPQRLITKTGGAGADVMSWEAEGQQGLEPGVQKFNSIRQNSLDIFSPARDDSKIQGAVGDSMFGRTQAATLEMLPRDCEGQPVIGRASLDVFSPVREDCQTATSAHRKTPLGTPLVASAGRCFSPLSVYQTPPIKEEEPAPAMVAESGDIAKPHKTSSSSLEGEVHTTPPSSHQTNLSQPAPPFFTPEPSLGRANGIQTQLSYDSPTQRATAAASSGPLGSALSAAVSSSLSQNIVEVVGQGGAAPLTSLQIHFIQNMIHETLEDFRDTCHRDIVNLQVEMVRQFYIQLNEIHSLIERYSVNESLVEEIERLKEENRRLKTNY, translated from the exons ATGGAGGAGCTCAACCGTCTGGTTTCCACAGGAGACAATGTGAAGATGTGGGATGCATTTTCCATGGCACCACTGGAGCAGTTCAATCCACACAGCATCAGCCACCCAGTGGCACAAGCCTGCTGGAGCTCTAACA ACCAGTACTTGGTGAGTGCAAGCAGCAGCGGAGACAAACTGGTGGTCTCAAGCCTCAAATCGACTCCAGTTCCAGTAGTGGAAATGGCTGAAGGG AAAAGGCAAACCCGCGTGTGTCTTAGTTCCTCATCTCAGTTCCTGGTCAGTGGAGGTTTGGACCACTGCGTCCACATCTGGGACCTCAAGACTAAGAGGCTGCATCGCTCCTTGAAG GACCATAAAGAAGAGGTGACCTGTGTGTCATTCAATGCCAATGACAGCTCCGTCGCCTCTGGCTCCACCAGTGGGGACCTGGTCCTCCACAGTCTAACTACTAATGTGTCCAGCAAACCCTTTGGTCATGGAAGCAACCAG CCCATCCATGACCTGAGGCTGTCTCCACTGAAGCGATCCCTGCTGGGCAGCATTTCTGACAGTGGCAGCATGGTCCTGTGGGACGccaacacacagaaagagatCCATGTCTTTGACAGTGCCCATAAAGCTCCAGGCTGTGGTTTGGTCTTCTCTCCTGCTAGTGAGCTGCTGGTTGTCAGTGTTGGTCTGGACAAAAAGATCATCTGCTatgacacagtcagcaaaat TTTTCTGAAGTCCATCCGGGTGGAGAGTCCACTCACCGCTGTGGATTTCACTCTGGATGGTACTGGTCTGGTTGTGGGATCCACTCAAGGGAAGATTTACCACTATGACCTGAGGAACTCAAGTGCACCCACTCGGATCACTGTGGCACATAAAACCTCTGTTACCTGCCTGCGTTTCCAGAGCAACTTCAAACAAAAG AACAGTAAACTGGGCTCCGCCAAGATTGGCAGTACAAAGAGATCTTCAAACAAAGTGTTGAATCAGCCAGATCCTGCTGCGACCACAGGCTCTGCCCCTCAGAGACTGATCACCAAAACAG ggggcgctggcGCCGATGTGATGTCCTGGGAGGCAGAAGGACAACAGGGCCTGGAGCCTGGTGTCCAGAAGTTCAACAGTATCCGGCAAAACAGTCTGGACATCTTCTCTCCTGCTCGAGATG ACTCCAAGATCCAGGGGGCAGTTGGAGATAGCATGTTTGGAAGAACACAAG CAGCCACTTTGGAGATGCTGCCCAGAGATTGTGAGGGTCAGCCCGTCATCGGTCGGGCCAGTTTGGATGTTTTCTCCCCAGTCAGAGAAG ACTGTCAAACAGCTACCAGTGCCCATCGTAAGACCCCCTTAGGGACACCTCTGGTAGCCTCCGCAGGGCGATGCTTCAGCCCGCTGTCTGTCTACCAAACCCCCCCCatcaaagaggaggagccagcACCTGCTATGGTGGCCGAGTCAGGTGACATCGCGAAG CCCCATAAAACTAGCAGCTCCAGTTTGGAGGGTGAAGTTCATACCACGCCCCCCTCATCCCATCAGACCAATCTTAGCCAGCCAGCGCCACCCTTCTTCACCCCAGAACCAAGCCTCGGGAGAGCCAACGGCATTCAGACTCAGCTGAGCTACGATTCACCCACccagagagccacagcagcag CCTCGTCCGGACCTTTAGGTTCAGCACTTTCGGCAGCCGtatcctcttctctctcccagaACATCGTGGAGGTGGTTGGACAgggaggagctgctcctctcacctccctgcAGATCCACTTCATCCAAAATATGATTCATGAAACTCTGGAGGACTTTAG GGACACCTGTCACAGGGACATCGTCAACCTGCAGGTGGAGATGGTCCGACAGTTCTACATCCAGCTG AATGAGATCCACAGTCTGATAGAGAGATACTCTGTGAACGAGTCTCTGGTGGAAGAGATTGagaggctgaaagaggagaaccGCAGGCTGAAGACCAACTACTGA
- the sycp3 gene encoding synaptonemal complex protein 3 isoform X2, translated as MTTSRKQLKKKLPEEKDKNVYDFGEDENEKKELSESEDEVRGIETSMPERSTKKRNANEMEEEGPRCAVGNEVQSMLEKFGSDISKVMQVKRKRLECLTKNYMKGSQNKLEQLWNTYHGQRQKITQQYSQQVSTALQQWETEAQRSEEQEEKFNSMFRQQLKVLQQARVVQNQKLKMVRELYEQFVKDMEDMERSHNTFLQGAQQELKKEMAILQKKILIDTHQQEMATVRKSLKSMLF; from the exons ATGACGACATCGagaaaacagttaaaaaagaagctcccagaagaaaaagataaaaatgtttatGATTTCGgtgaagatgaaaatgaaaagaaggaaCTGAGTGAATCAGAAGACGAAGTCAGAGGAA TTGAGACTTCGATGCCAGAAAGGTCCACCAAGAAGAGAAACGCCAATGAAATGGAAGAGGAAGGGCCGCGGTGTGCTGTGGG aAATGAGGTTCAATCCATGTTGGAGAAATTTGGAT CTGACATCAGTAAGGTTATGCAGGTGAAGAGGAAACGCTTGGAATGTCTGACAAAGAACTACATGAAAGGGAGCCAGAACAAACTGGAGCAGCTTTGGAACACCTACCATGGCCAAAG ACAAAAGATTACACAGCAGTACTCTCAGCAGGTGTCAACCGCTTTACAGCAGTGGGAGACTGAAGCCCAGAGatctgaggagcaggaggagaaattcAAT AGTATGTTCAGACAGCAACTGAAGGTCCTACAGCAGGCTAGAGTGGTGCAAAACCAGAAGCTGAAGATGGTCCGAGAGCTGTACGAGCAGTTTGTGAAG GACATGGAGGACATGGAGAGGAGCCACAACACTTTTCTGCAGGGGGCACAAcaagagctgaagaaggaaaTGGCCATACTGCAGAAGAAGATCCTCATAGACACA catcagcaggagaTGGCCACAGTCCGCAAGTCCCTGAAGTCCATGCTGTTCTAG